The Kiritimatiellia bacterium DNA window AAGTAACCACCGCGCTGCTGGGTGATACCTCAATGTGGCTGGATAATCCTTGGACCGGCTCCTGTTCATCTTCCGTAAGTCGCCGATCAACGGCTTGCTTCACCTAATACAAATTTCGCCTCCCCCCGCGGACACGGTGATTGAAACTTGCAAATGCCGCCCGGCCTGTCATAATGCCGCGCATGAAAAATGACGTGAACATGACAACGGCGGTTTCACCGCAGAATCTGCCGGACACCGCCCTGGAGGAATGGTTTCTTAACCGTCTGCCGGAAACGAAAAATTGCTTTCGTCAATTACTGGAAGCAATCCTCCGTTTTGCCGGAAAAAATCAGACGGACAAAGCCGAGGCTTGCGCGGAGCTGCTGGAGGATGCGCTCATGAAAATCCAGGCCGGGGATGAACTGATCCTCCTGCTTGCAGAACGCGCCGCCTGGCAGACGGATCCCGATGCATACGCTTCCGCCTGCGCCGCAGTTTTGAAGGAAACGTTCCGCGGACAAAGTTTTATGCCGGCCTTTCTTGAGGAAAGCGGTTTTTTTTCCGGAAAAGAACCCAAGGAGGCGCTGCGCCGCTTGCGCGTCCTGCGCAAATTACTGCCCGGGAAATGCTGTTACGAAAAAACATGGGGGCTGGGAATTATTTCCGGAATAGATGAATTTGACCGCAAACTGGTGATAGATTTTGAAAACAAGCGCGCCCATCGCCTCGCGTTCGGCTACGCGGCGGAATCGGTCCGGCCGCTGGAGGAGGATCATTTCCTGGCGCGCAAGCTGCGCGATCCCGCAAATTTTGCCCAGTGGGTGAAAAACAATCCGGCGGCGGCGGTAAAAGCCGTGATCGCTGAATTCGGCGAAATGAATTTGCCGCAATTGCGCGTTTTGACAACCAGCCTGATTATCTCCGAAAATGAATGGAGCTCGTTCTGGGCTGCGGCCCGCGCGGAACTCGCGCGCGATCCGCTGATCCGGATGCCGGCCGGCCGCAATGGCCCGTTGAAAATTATGGTTGAAACAAAAGAATTTGATAATTGCTGGCTCCGCGATTTCCTGGCCCTGCGCGACGGAGATCGCATACTGGAGGAGTTGGATATTCTTGGCCGGAAAATTCCGCCGCACAGTCTGGACAAGGAAATGAAAGAGGCGGCGGCGGACCGCTTGAAATACGTTATCCGGGGAGCGGCGGCGGACCGGCGCGACCTCGTTGTCCGGGCGCTTTTATTTGCCGCGGCCGCCGGCCTTGATGACGACGCTTTCCACAGCGCTCTTTACAGCGGGCGGGAATTTCTCGCTTCCGCGCTTTCTTCCCTTCCCGTCCGGCTTATCCGGCCGTTCCTTGAATATCTCCGCGAAAATTCGCCGGCGGCGGCGGAAACACTCCTGCAAATCATGCCGTGCCTGCCGGTTTCCGCGCTGGGCGAGGTTGTGCTCCATTTCCGCCAGCATAACCGGCAGGAACAGGCATATGAAAAATTGCGCGTTTTTATCCGGGAAGGCAAAACCGGCGTTGATATGGTCCTGTGGATGGGACGCGATCTTCAGGAGGACGGCGGCGCGCATGTCTGCCAGCCGGAAGTTTTCGCCCGAATTGCCCTGGACGCCCTGCAGCAGGCGGCCGCCGCGGGGAAAAGGAAAGAGACCGGACAGTTATTGCGCAATATTTTTACAGACCAGGCGCTTGCAAAAAAAATGCTCCAGTCCCTGGCGGCGGCCGCGCGCCTTGATTACGTCCAGCGGTTTAAATCCATCTCCGGCCTGACCGGCGCCGATAAAACCAGGGTGGCCGCAAAAATTATTCCCCTGTTCCCCGAATTGGCCGCGGTTTTCGGCGCGCCGCCGTCCGGCGCGGTCCATCAAAAAATAACGTCCTGGCGCGTCTATCGCGAGCGGCAGGCTCAGCTGGAAAAAATCATCAAGGAGGAAATCCCGCGCAACAGCATGGAAATCGGCACGGCCAGAAGTTACGGCGACCTGCGCGAAAATTACGAATACAAGGCGGCCAAGGAAATGCAGGGACTGCTCATGCGTCGGAAGGCGGAGCTGGAACAAATGCTGTCCGAGGTCAGGGGCGCTGATTTCGCCGGTTTTCCGCATGAGGCGGCCGGACCGGGAACTGCCGTTGAACTGAAAATCCCGGACGGCAACCGCCAAGTCTATCACATTCTCGGGGAATGGGATTCGGATGAAAAACTCGGAATAATTTCATGCCGCTCCAAACTGGCCGAAGTTTTGACCGGCCGGCGCGCGGGCGATTCCGTTGAAATTCCCGGCGAAAAACAGCCGGTCCGCGCCGTGATTGGAGCAGTCCGCTCCCTTCCGCCGGAAATCATGGCGTGGATCAACGGCGGTTAAAAACAACCGGTTTTGCGCTGTCCAGTTGTTTTTTCACATGTTTTCTTGCCAGCGCAATCAGGCTTGTTATTTCCCTTGTCCGCGGCAGCACCCCGGCAATTTTTTCAATGAACGCGCGCCGCAGTAAGCGCTGGTAGGAGGGACGGAAATTAAAATCATATACCCAGGACAACTGGAGCAGGAAAAAGTCATGCAGCGATTTAACATTTTTCATGGAGACAGACTTTCTGCGTTTAATTTCCTCCAGGGCGCCGGGATTCAGTGGTCCTTCCAGGTTGACATGGAAGGTTATATCGGGACTGCGCAGTAAGTCGCCGTTTTTCCAGGCGCGGTAAAGGACAAAAGAAATATCCAGCTTGTCGGCGTCGCGGATCAGCCTGACAAAATCAATGACGTCCGGGGCAAGTCCTGCGGGCAGATTCATTTTGTTGTGGTAAAGGACGCCGGTCGTCAGCCGGCGGCGGTCCGGGTCGGAACAGGTTGCCAGGGGGACGCTTGCGGCCAGGATTTCCGCGCCGCGCCGCCCGTGGTCCAGGGAATGATCGTCGCGGAATGTCCGGTGGCGGGTAAACTGGACAAAGCGTCCGACGTCGTGGAGCAGACCGAGCGTTCCGGCCGTGCGCGCATCTCCGGAATCAAAGCCCAAGTCGCGGGCGATGGCGGCCGCGTCCGCGGCCACGCGCCGGCTGTGGTCCAGTTTTAACTGCAACATCGGCGGCAATTTCCCGTCTTTTCCGGCGAACTTCCGCAGATATGCTTCAAACCATTTTGAAAGGCGTCTGGCTTCTATTGCTTTCATCAACTCACAGGCTTTCCTCATTCATGCCGCCATGAACGGGAGGGGAAAATAAACTTAATTCGGGCGGCCGTCCAGCTTTTCTTTTTTGGGAATGGGAAAAAATGGCATTGACACATCGGGGGCGGGACATAACATGTCAAAAACAGTTTGAGCAATGCCCCGCGGAAGGCGGCACCCGGTAGTTTTGCCGGGGGGGGGAAGCATTGGCCGGGCGCATGAAAGGTTTGCAACAACATGCAAGACAATTCGTTTTTTGAGACGAGCCGCCAGTGCGCATTAAAAATCCTTGCCCCGGCCAAAAAAGATTTGGAGCACGGCCTGGAATTGCACCGCCATTCGGTCGTGGTTGACAGTTACGGGTTCGGGCCTTGCGGCACGCATGAAATGGAAGCGGAAAAAATACTCGCGGCTATCCGGGCCGGCGCTTCGCCCAATGAGATCCAGGATATGCGCGAGAATGCGATCATGACCGGCTATGTCGCCGACGCCGCGCAATCGCGCGAATTCAGGAAAATGTGGGACGCCGCAGGCGTAACGTGTGTCTTCCGCAATGCCGGCGAGGAAGGCCAGTCGCCGATGCGCCTCATAAAGCGCCTGGCCCATTATATTTATGTTACCGACCGGATGAGGGACTCTTTTTCCAAGGCGCTTGCTCCGGCCGATGTTCTCCGGGCCAAAAAGGAGCAAAAACACTGCCTTTGTCTCACCTGCAACGGAATTCCGATTGTTCAGGACTGGAATTCCGTTGAAGACGAATTGAGATATATCGGGATTTTCTTCCAGTTGGGATGCCGGATGATGCACCTGACCTATAACCGGCGCAATATGCTCGGCGACGGCTGCGCGGAAACGGCCAACGGCGGCTTGAGCGATTTCGGGCGAAGGGTGATCGGGGAGATGAACCGTATCGGCATTATTGTGGACGTGGCCCATTCCGGCTGGCGGACCAGCCTGGAAGCCGCGCGGGTTTCCGGCAAGCCGATCGTCGCCAGCCATACGGTCTGCGCCGCCCTTAACCGGCATATCCGTTCCAAGCCGGACGAGGTTATCCGGGCGATAGTGGATGGCGGCGGAGTAATCGGCATCTGCGCCGTGCCGGCTTTTCTGGGAAGAAACGGGGATATCAACGCCTTGCTTGATCATATTGATTACATGGCGAAAACTTTCGGTCCGGATTGTGTCGCCATCGGCACCGATGTCTGCGAAAACTTATCGCCTTCCAGGCCGGACAACGAATTGTCCGCTCAATTAACCGGCGAATATCCGAAGAGCCGGCGCAGTTTTGAGTCGCTCTGGCCGCCCGACGACCCGCTCTTCAGCCCGGATTGGAATAAGAAAGAGCAGCTTCTCAGCCTGGCATGGGGCAATTTTCCCCTCTTTACGGTCGGCCTCGTTCAGCGCGGTTATTCAGACGCCGATATCCAAAAAATACTGGGCGGCAACATGCTGCGCGTTTTTGACGCCGTCCTGCCGGATACGGAGAAAAACATTGCAAACTGAAACCGCAAGCGTGATTGAACAACGCAGCCTCGGCGGCGATTATCGCGTCTTGGAATTTGCCTCGTCCAAAGTGGCGCCGCGCGTCAAGCCGGGACAATTCATCCATCTGCGCGTGGATGAGCGCAACGAGCTTGTCCTGCGGCGGCCTTTCAGCGTATTCAAAACCGGAAAAAAAAGCCTGGCCATACTTTACAAGATCGTCGGACGGGGCACGCAAATACTGGCCCGCCTGCGGCCGGGCGACCGGGCCGGCATCATGGGCCCCCTCGGCAACGGGTTCCCCCTGCCGGCGTCCCAAACCTTTCCCTTGCTCGCCGCCGGCGGATACGGCGCCGCCGCGCTTTACCTGCTTGCGCAACAGGCTCGCAAAAAGGGAATAATTTTTATCGGCGGCGCGACGGCGGACGATATTCTCTGCGCTGATGATTTCAAAAAAATCGGCTGGAAGGTAAAAATTGCGACCGAAGACGGCGCGGCTGGTCAAAAAGGACTGGCGACGGATATCCTCACAGAATATCTTTCTGAAAAAAGCAAAATGCGCCAAATGGCGCTTTATGCCTGCGGCCCGATGGGAATGCTGAAGGCGGTTGCCGAAATAGCCGTCAAGAACGGACAAAAGGCATGGCTTTCGCTGGACCGGCGCATGGGCTGCGGGGTGGGGGCATGTCTGGGTTGCGTCCAGAAAGTGAAGGATGGGAAAAGCTGGAAATGGGCGCGGGTCTGCCGCGACGGGCCGGTCTTTGAATGCCGTCAGATAGTCTGGGAGAATGGCAAATGGGAAAAAGAAAAATAGACGCGCCCGCGACAAACGGACCGGATATGCGGGTCAACCTTGCCGGAATTGCGATGAAAAATCCGGTCATGGCCGCTTCCGGAACCTTCGGCTACGGAAAAGAATACGCGCCCCTGGTTGATTTGAACAAACTGGGCGCGCTCGTCGTCAAGGGCATAAGCTTGCGGCCCGAAAGAGGCAATGAAACGCCGCGCATAGTTGAAGCCGCCGGAGGCTTGATCAATGCCATCGGCCTGCAGAATCCAGGTTTTGACGGATTTACGAAAAAACACCTGCCTTTCCTGAAAAAATACAAAGTGCCCGTGATTGTCAATATCTGGGGAAGGAGCGCGGAGGAATACGCCGAGGTTGCCGGGCGCTTTGACGGGGTGCGGGGCGTGCAAGGGCTGGAGGTCAACATTTCATGCCCCAACATCAAGCGCGGAGGAATCGCCTTCGGCACCGACCCGCGCCTGACGGCCGAAGTTGTCGCCAAAACGCGCCGGAAAACGAAACTGCCGCTGATCGTTAAGCTTTCCCCGAACGTTACCAGAATCGGCGAATTTGCGCGGATTGCCGAAGCAAACGGCGCCGACGTTATTTCGCTGATCAATTCCTTCCCGGCCATGGCGATTGACATTGAAACGCGCGCACCCGTCCTGGCCAACGTTACCGGCGGCTTGAGCGGGCCGGCAATCCACCCGATCGCCTTGAAAATGGTCTGGGAGGCGGCTGCGGCCGTAGAAATACCGGTCGTCGGGATGGGAGGAATAACCTCGGAGAAAGAAGCATTGGCTTTTATCATTGCGGGCGCCGCGGCGGTGGCGGTCGGCACGGCGAATTTCACGGACCCGGGCATAATCTTGAAAGTTGTCAAGGGGATTGAGGCTTACCTGGTCCGTTGCAAACTGAAAAGCGTCCGAGAATTGACGGGCTCCCTGCAGCTCTCCTGATGTTTTCGCAATGCGGCGCGCCGCCGCATTGCGAAACATGCGCAAAAAAAATAGCCGGAGCGGGTATTCCGTCTGGGCCTTTTGGAAAACATGATGAACATGCGGGTTACCTGCAAACAACGCCCGGCTGTATGGATGTTAATCGCGTCGCTCGGCGTCTTTTTTGTTTTCTTTATTCTCCGGACGCCTCCCGACCGTCTCCGGCTACTGCGCCCGATACCGTCCGATGCGGTTTTAATCGGTGCGCACCATAAACTCGGGGCGCGTCTGCCGGAATTGAAGACAAATGTTTTTCTCAAGCCGGTCATGGACAGCGCGCATTTCCCGGCGGCAAATTTTTTTCAAAACAGGATGATTGCGGGCCGCCTGGCGGCGAAAACAACATGCTGGGCGTACGTTCCCGATTTCAACCGGACCGGCCGGCCCGTCCTTGTGATTTCCTCGTGGATCGGGGGATGGGCGACGCTCTTGCGCTGGCTGTTCTGGATTTATTGCCCGCCGGATATCGCGCCGCTGGGGGTGTACGACGGACACCGATTATGGACCATAAAGGAACCGGTGCCATTCATGGGGCATCCCAATTTTCTTTCATTTGCCTTTCACGACGGCGTCTTAATCGCCTCGTTTTCCCGGGACCGCGGCGATATAGCGCATTTAATGCGGATTTGCGACAGCCGGGGTGGTATCGTTTCCAAGTGGCAATGCCGGACGCTGAAAAATCCACCGGCGGATGAAATCCGGGCGCGCATGACGCCGCGGCGCTGCCCGCCGGAACAATCGGTTTGGGCAACCGCGTCGCTTGGGAAATTGAAAAACGATTATCTCGCGGCCGCCGTCAGGTTTGAGCCGGATTTTTGCTTTGATCGTTATTTGCTTCGGAATCAGGCCCGCGCGGGAGCCGCGGAAATGTGCGCCTGCTCCCCCTCGGCGGCGGTCTTGCTGCCCGCGGCGCTGGCGGCCGAAGGCATCAAGCGGACAATTTCTCCGGAATGGGCGCGGGAAATCATGCCGCTTATCGCGCCGCCTTCCGGCACGAACGAGGCGTGCTTGCTGATGATTTTTACGGATGATTATAGCGGACGGTTCGGCCGCGATCCTTTCAGGATCAGAGTGCCGACCTTTTTGCTGGCAGTCTCGGGGGTTCGGGAGGAAAAGGCAAAAACAACGGTTACGGGTTTGCTGGATTTCATCAATCGCAAATACCGGGCCGGCCTGATTCTGAACGCAAACCTGCCGTCGGCCGGGCGATGCCCGCTTTTCGCGATTGAAGCCACTTCCGGCGGCGCGCTGCATTCGCTCTCGGCCGAGGACTGCCCGGCGTTTGCCGTTTACAATGGATGGCTGCTGCTGGCAAGCAACAGCGCCGGATTGCGGAAACTGCTTCTCAAGTTTCAAACGCCGGATGTTCCCGGTTCCGTTGCCGCGGCTGGCAACGGCTGGCTGCAACAGGCCGCCGAACGGCAAAGAAACGCTTTTCTCTGGTTTGATCCGGACAAGGGCGGCAAGGCAATCCGTTTCGCGCTCATGGCCGGCGCCCTTGCCATGCGCGCCGACAACCGGCCGGCGGCCGGCCGGGACCCGGCCGGAGTTCTCAAGGCGGTCCGCGTCTGGCTGGAAGGAATAGGTAATTTGGAAAACTGCGCGGTCTGGCTGGAAACGGACGATAACGGCGCGCTGGTGCGCCTTGAACTGGGGCCGGGACGGAAAAAAAAACAACCATTGTCTGGCGGCCCCGGCCGTCTTGCCCCCGTGCGATAAACGGGTTAGTCGTTTGCCCGGCGCTGTTTGGCGCGCTGTTCCGGCGATAAAACGCGCGGCCATTCAATGTCGTCCGAGGCCAGCACAAACCCCCATTTTTCTCTGGCCATCCGGAACGCCTCGGCCCGGTGGGAAATCATGTTTTTGAGCGGAGCGGACATTTCCGCAAAGGTGCGGTCATAGCCTTCCGGCACAAAGAGGGGATCAAAGCCGAATCCTTCCTTGCCCCGCAATTCGTTGATGATGCGTCCTTCGCATTTTGCCTCCACGGTTTGCGCGCGGCCGGAGGGGCTGGCAAGGGCGACCACGCACCAGAAGCGCGCCGTCCGCACGGGAATGCCGTCCAGTTCATTCAGGAGCTTGGCGTTGTTGGCGGCATAGTCAACCGGTTCACCGGCATAACGCGCCGAATACACACCGGGGGCGCCGCCGAGCGCGTCAACTTCCAGTCCCGAATCATCGGCCATGGTCCACATGCGGAAAAACATCGCGAGGGTAACCGCTTTTTTGACGGCGTTGATCTGGAAAGTGTTGCCATCCTCAACCACCGGGGGCGGGTTTTCAATTTCATCCGCGCCGACGAGGGTAACCCCGGGCATGTTGAAAATCGCCCGGATTTCCTCCAGTTTGTGCCTGTTCCGGCTGGCAATGAGGATTTTCATAGGCTTGTCTGAAAATCATGCGCGGCGGCCGGACCGCCGTTCTCACCGGCAACCGCCTTTTGCGCGGCGGGCCGGCGGACTGGCTTTTGCCGCAAGAAGAAAAAAACTGCCGGGCTGGTGCACGGGGCGGGGATCGAACCCGCACGCCATTGCTGGCATTAGCCCCTTAAACTAACGCGTCTGCCATTCCGCCACCCGTGCGTTTGCGAACACCGGAAAATATATATGCGGCGCGGAAAGAAATCAAGCGTTATAAACTTTATTGACATTCAATATCGGCTGCATACACTTATCCTTCAACACATGAGCAACGGCGAAAAAAAAAGCCAGGACGGCGAAAACATCCTGCATCTGACAAAAGAGGAACGGCTGCCGGCGGCCGCCAATTCCTCCCAGGGGGCGGAACTGGTCAGGCAGATTATTGAACAAATCCTGATCAATGAACGCCGGCGCGCGCGGGTTGAATTTCTCCAGATCGGTCTTTTTTTTCTGGTTTTTTTGTTCGCGGTGCTCGGCACGGGAATCTGGTTTGCCCGGCAACTGCTGGTCCAACTGCGGGTGGAACGCCAGTTCGCGGAACAAACATGGCGCATGATGGCCGGCGGAAAAGGCAATGGAACCGCCGCTCCTTCCGCGGAAAATTGGGGCAATTTGCTTGACCAGTCCGTTATGGAAATTCCGCCGGCTTTAAACCGGGAAGAAGTCGCCAAGCTGGAGCGGAATATAAAAAATGTTTCCGAGCTCCTGAAAAACAGCCCGGAAAATCTGTCAACCACCGTCCGCGAAACACTCCGGCGCCAGCAAAACTCAATCCAGGCATTGAGCGCGCGGCTCAGTGAAATCCGAAGCGGATCGGGAGCCGTTTCCGAAAAAAACGCGCCGGTTGATTTCATTGCGGCCCCTGTCGGCGGAGATATTGACTTGCGCATGCCAATCCCTTCGTTGTAGGCAAGGCGCGGACGCCGTTTCGTCCGCTAGCCCGGGACACCCCCCCGCGGAAGGACAACTCATAAATATACGGCGCGAAATGAATGCCCCTCCTTCCAATAACGCCGAAACCGTTTCCGGCACCGTTCAAAGAATCATTTACCGCGATGAGAACACCGCTTACACCGTTTGTTCGCTGAAACCAGACGCCGGACACGATGAAATCACGGTGGTGGGCGCCAGCGCCGCCATCTGGCCGGGCGAGCGCCTGCAGGTTTCCGGCCGGTGGACACGCCACAAAACGCACGGGGTTCAGTTTAACGCGGACAAAATCGTCTGTATTGAGCCGCGGACCGTTTCCGGGATAAAAAAATATCTGGCCAGCGGTCTGATCAAGGGGGTGGGGGAGATGCTGGCCGAACGGCTGGTTAAAAAATTCGGAACGGACACCCTGCGGGTGATTGACGAGGAATCGGCGCGCCTGGAATCGGTGGAAGGAATCGGCCGCAGAAAACGCGAACGGATCAGGCAATCGTGGCTTGAACAGAAAGCGGTGCGCGACATCATGATTTTTCTTCACGCAAACGGGGTGAGCGCATCGCAGGCCACCCGCATTTACAACGCTTACGGCGATAACGCGGTCGCCGTTCTCCGGCAGAACCCGTACCGGCTTGCCGCCGATATCTGGGGGATCGGGTTCAAATCGGCCGATAAAATTGCGATGAACATGGGCATCCCGATGCAATCGGTGGTTCGCGCGCGGGCGGGGCTGGCTTATATGTTGCAAACCATGGCCGAGGAAGGACATTGCTATTGCGGCAAGGACGAATTGCTGGCCGGAACGGGCGAACAGTTGGAGATCGGATTCAATCTGCTGGAAGAAGCGCTTGGACTGGAACTGGCCGCGGGCAACCTTATCAGCGAAAACACGGAAATTTATATGCCCGCTTTATATTATTCCGAGACGGGCTGCGCCTCCAATTTAAAACGTTTGCAGGAGGACAGCGTCTCAAACGCCGGCCGCATCAAAGCGGCCAGCGCGGTGGAATGGGCCGCCGGCCGGATGAAAATTTCCTTCTCGCCGGCGCAGGCCGCGGCGCTCAATATGGCCATTAACGAGAAAGTCGGCATCATAACGGGCGGACCGGGTGTCGGGAAAACCACGATTATCAAGGCGCTCGTGGACATTTTTTCGGCCAAAAAGATGGCGGTGCGCCTGGCCGCGCCCACCGGCCGGGCCGCCAAAAGGATGGAAGAAGCCACGGGCCATCAGGCCACGACCATTCACCGCCTGTTAAAATTCCAACCCGGCCTTGAAAGGTTTGAATATGGCGCCGACAAACGACTGGAAGGCGATGTCTTTATTCTGGACGAAGTATCCATGATTGACGTTGTGCTCATGAATTGCTTTCTGCGGGCTTTGCCGGGCCGGGCGCGCCTCCTGTTGATCGGCGATGCTGACCAACTGCCGAGCGTCGGCCCCGGCAATGTGCTCCGCGACCTGATTGACAGCGGCGCTTTCCCGGCCATTAAGCTGGATAAAATTTTCCGCCAATCAGAGAAAAGCCTGATTGTGCGCAATGCGCACCTGGTGAATTCCGGCCGATTTTTTGAACTGGGCGGCGACGGTGAAAATGATTTTATCCGGGATTTTTATTTCATTGAGGAAAACGAGCCGGCGCAGGTTGTCGCCCGGATGCTTGAACTGGTTGCGGAACGCATTCCGCGCCGGTTCAGGATGAGCCCGCGCACCGATATTCAGGTGCTGACTCCCATGCGCCGCTTTGAACTGGGCGCGGACAATTTGAACGCGGTTTTACAGGGCGCGATTAATCCGCGGGGCGAGGGGATCGTTTCATTCGGACGCACCTACCGCGCCGGGGACCGGGTGATGCAGATGCGCAATAATTATGACAAAGACGTCTACAACGGCGATATCGGCCTGATTCGCAGTGTTAATCATGAGGACCAACAGGTGATTATTGATTATGACGGACGGGAGGTCGTCTACGATTTCAGCGAAATGGACGAAATCAACCTGGCCTACGCCTCTTCCATTCACAAGGCCCAGGGCAGCGAATATCCCGCGGTGATCATCCTGCTGACGACCCAGCATTTCAAGCTGCTCCAGCGCAACCTGCTGTACACGGCCCTGACCCGGGGGCGGAAACTGGTCTGCCTGGTCGGCTCCAGGAAGGCCGCGGCCATAGCCATTCATAACAATCATACCGCCGCGCGCCGCACGGGGCTTAAACAGCGCCTGTCCGGAAGAAATATAATCTGACCAGGGCGGCAGTGCCGGTCTTCTTCAAACTTCTACGCAAAAACGTGTGTATGTTTACAGAAAAGGTTCCAAAGCGGGTTATGCCCGCAACCCAAGACAATCAACCACGGATGGACACTGATGAACGCCGATAAAAAAATCAGAAAAAAAATGACTTTAACATCGTTTATGTTAAAAAAGCAAGGGAGGGGAAATAAAGTGTCAGGACAAAACATGGTCGATCTGCCGGTCGGCGCCAATCCGCCGCCGCTGGAATTTGCTCATTTCCCGACGAAACACCAGGCGGTAATCTGGCGCAACTGGGAAATGACGCCGGTTAAACGGCTGGCGGATGTTTTAATGGCCACGGAGACAGAAATAACGGTTGCCGCCGGGGAAATGGGACTGCGCGTTCCGCCGGAGGTTGAAAAGAAATGGCTTGAGCGCGGTTATATCACCATTATCCGCAGCAACTGGCATCTTTTGCCCTATGAACAGCTTCTGCAACTGCTGGGCTGGACTCCTGAAAGACTGGCCTATACATTGCGCGAGGATGATTTCCTCTGGCACAAACTGGGATCGTTGAAGCCGGCCGCGCCGGCGGTGTATTACCGGCCGCTGACTGGCGGCGAAGCCGCGCGCACGAGAGAAATCAAAGCGACAATTAAAAAGCATTTTCCTTCCGTTCCGGAAAACAGCGGCGAAAAACCATTCGCTTTCCTGGCTGAATTTCACAAGAGGGGCGGAGGACAAAAGCCGGGCAGGGATCGTTATGATAATTTTGATTTAAGGCTGGCGTATTCGTATGCGGCGGTTTACGGGGACCCGCTTCTGGAGCCGGCGCTTGATCCTTACCCGGATGATTTGCTGGCTTGTTACCGACGATATGGCATTAACGGCGTGTGGCTGCAGGGAATCCTTTACAGTCTTATTCCCTGGAAAATTGCGCCGGAGTTTTCCGCGGGCTGGGAAAAACGGCTGGCAAGCCTGAGGAAACTCACCGAACGGGCGGCCAGATACGGCATAGGAATTTACCTTTATCTTAACGAACCGCGCCCGTTGCCAATAAAATTTTTTAAGCATCATCCCGAATTGAAAGGCGCGGAATATCCCCGTTCGGGACTGGCAAATTTCTGCACTTCCAGAAAACCTGTTCTTGAGTTCTTGGAAAAATCCAGCGCGCGTCTTTTTACGGAAGCGCCCGCCCTGGCCGGGGTCTTTACCATCACCATGTCGGAAAACCCCACCAACTGTCATTCAAAAGGCCAGGTCCGGCAATGCCCGCGTTGTTCAAAGCGGCCGGCGCCGGAAGTCATTGCCGAGGTGAACCGCGTCATTGAACGCGGGATTCACCGCG harbors:
- a CDS encoding ATP-dependent RecD-like DNA helicase, with product MNAPPSNNAETVSGTVQRIIYRDENTAYTVCSLKPDAGHDEITVVGASAAIWPGERLQVSGRWTRHKTHGVQFNADKIVCIEPRTVSGIKKYLASGLIKGVGEMLAERLVKKFGTDTLRVIDEESARLESVEGIGRRKRERIRQSWLEQKAVRDIMIFLHANGVSASQATRIYNAYGDNAVAVLRQNPYRLAADIWGIGFKSADKIAMNMGIPMQSVVRARAGLAYMLQTMAEEGHCYCGKDELLAGTGEQLEIGFNLLEEALGLELAAGNLISENTEIYMPALYYSETGCASNLKRLQEDSVSNAGRIKAASAVEWAAGRMKISFSPAQAAALNMAINEKVGIITGGPGVGKTTIIKALVDIFSAKKMAVRLAAPTGRAAKRMEEATGHQATTIHRLLKFQPGLERFEYGADKRLEGDVFILDEVSMIDVVLMNCFLRALPGRARLLLIGDADQLPSVGPGNVLRDLIDSGAFPAIKLDKIFRQSEKSLIVRNAHLVNSGRFFELGGDGENDFIRDFYFIEENEPAQVVARMLELVAERIPRRFRMSPRTDIQVLTPMRRFELGADNLNAVLQGAINPRGEGIVSFGRTYRAGDRVMQMRNNYDKDVYNGDIGLIRSVNHEDQQVIIDYDGREVVYDFSEMDEINLAYASSIHKAQGSEYPAVIILLTTQHFKLLQRNLLYTALTRGRKLVCLVGSRKAAAIAIHNNHTAARRTGLKQRLSGRNII